The DNA segment TAACGACGATTACTTCAAGATTACTCTATAATATCGTACATATAAAAAgacgtaataataataataaacaaaAGGTGAATCAAAATACGTTGGGTCTAACGAGATATGTTCACTAACACAATCAGTATTCAACGAAAGTTAAAAGGATTTAacgaaaaaatatgtataaaaaaaCAATGTAAAAAAACGATATAAAAAAACGATGTAAACTCGTAAAgaacatatatgtatattaataaAAAAGGAGGCTTTTAGTACGACTTTTTATGAAATCGtaaaatatatacgtatatatatgtgtgtgtgtatatatatatacgtaattatatataaatgtataCATACTAACAGAAATTTGGAACTATAtgttgtaaaatataaaatactgtCAACTTTGTatataaatgaaatgaaaaACTTATAAAAAAGAGCGAAATaatcttttctttcctttctttaCTGACTAAAGTATTGCCACGTGTTTTCTTTTAGCTACTGCTTTGCAATGCTTCGTTAAAATATCATTAAACAACTTGAACTTAAAAACGAAAAATTTTCTAAACTCGATAGAAAGATTGCATATGAACTTGATTCTTTTAGATCAAGATACAATTATGCAGGCGTCGTATGATGAGCATATAAAAGAGAAAGCATAATTTTCAGCTTAATAAGAAATTGAAAGACATTACTTAGTAATCGGTGGGATGACTCATTCGCATCCttacatatatattttcattCGCACATGTCGCATAAGTTTTTGTAAATGATATCTATATTCCACACGATATTAAATTGACTAATCAAAAATAaacatgtacaaattttaacgaaATCAAATAATTAAGTTCAACAGAACTAAGAAAAAGCTATCTTATTTGCTTCTTCTCTGGTTATATATGCTTAGTAGCTTAAGTAGGTTCTTTGTGTTTTACACCAAGCCTTCATAAAAATATGTTTTGTTTCTCATACATACAGTATGGCAAGACTTATATCAGGCTTTAATCTAACGCCCTTAGAGAAAATTATAGTTTCTCTCTCCTGTGTACATAGAAAAACACTCTCTATGTCTTTCTCTATTTTCATTTTGTTTCATCATGTACATGTATGGCACACATTTCAGAAATAAAATCTGCGCGTGCATCATCTCGAAAACAATACACGATGTGCAGGTAATAAAAGTTGTACATACTGTTAAAAAAAAACCTTCCCTGTCATTGCTTTTACGCTATTGTACCGAGGACATAGAGAGTTAGCAGAATCACCAGATAATTGTAACGATAAAAAAACTCACTAAATCCGAAAATCATGAAAAGCGTTCGAATCTATTCTCGCCGGGCTGAGAATACTCGTGTAATTTATCAGTTTTGTTACCTCTTAATCGAGGTCTTCCCCTGCTCTCAGAAATCTTTAACGTGTCCCAAAAAACTGAGGTCGTGCGTTTGGTAATGACTGGACGTGGCGAGTGGTGTGACGCTCGATTGATGCGCCACATTAACGGTCGTCAAATGATGATGATGTAATGAATGATGAGAAGTATGCGAATGAAGAATGTTAGTCGGATGGGGAACTTGAAAGTTCCCTGGTGGCGGGGCTCAGGACAGGAGAGGACCTGGATGTCCACCGGATAGAACAGACGATGCTGTAACCGCTGTCGTCTGCATGTTCGAAACATTGTTTTGCTGCTGATTTTGCTGTGTACCTAGAAGCAAAAATAATGTGTACAATGTATAAGTTGAGACTACAGCTAAATTTGATTACTTCTTTCCGTATTGTTCTACGAATAACAACATATTTGTATACTCACCAGCATTTTGACTGAGCTCAGCTTTTACCCTCCTTGCAATGTGGCTTCTGGTGTGCTTTCTTAAGTGATCTTTACGATAAAATCCTTTTCCACATTCTGTGCATATATGTCGTTTCTCGCCAGAATGTATAACAAAATGTAATGTCAGTTGTTCTtttcttttaaacgcttttaaACAAACGGTACAAACATACGGCCGCTCAGGGTTATGACTCTGTTTGTGACGTGTAAGATGATCCTTCCTTTTAAGTCCTGCGCCGCAAATGTCGCAAACGAATCTTCGTTCTAAAGTATGCCCCAAAAGATGTTGTTCTAATAATTCACGTTCCGGGTATGCCATGTGACACTCTGGACAACAATACAATGTAGAGCCATCTAGAGCTGTAGTTAAGCGAATTTCACCAGGTTTCGGACGTGGCTTTTTCTCTTTAGgcgtcttcttctttttcttctttttattgtTCGGAGACATCATGATATTAGGCGTTGTCGTAGTTGCTACAGCAACGGAAGTGGTTTGTGCCATTTCTGACTCTTTCTTAATACTTTCCGCAGAATATTTTAAGAAGTGATGCAAACTTAATGGTAAAGTACTAGCTGGTAAATGACTGAGGTAATCTGCGACGGTGGATCCAGGTGTGGCCAAAGATTGCCACGTAGCAGGCATCGTCGCAGGAGTTTGAGTATGTGCATGCTGCTGATGATGTTGGTGCATCGTGTAATCTTGTTGGCTACCGTTTGTCGTCGTTTCTCCATTGCGCTGTTGTTCATCCGTTTTCTTCTCCTTATTCTTATCTTTATCCTGTAGGAGATTGCAAACATCTTGTTGATTTATAGTTTCTGTTGCTTGCTGAAAAGTTTCAATTTCTTCTGTCAAGTATCTCTACGTTTGGATTCAGATTAAAATTAAGAGTCAAAAGCTGCTTACCTGATGATACGAACGTTTCTCTGGCATTCCAGGCGAATTAGAGGGCCGCTGTTGTACCGGTTGAGCTTGGGAGTATGGTACATTTGGATAATGATGAACATTGCTATTGGGATAACTCGCTTTATTGTTCATCATCACTTGCGACTGAGCAGATTGCACGCCGTTGCTTTCAGGACGGTACTTTCCCATAACCGGCACTCCAATTGGAGGCTGGTTGGGAAAATGATTGGCGTAACGCCCGCCCGCACCGCCGGAGCCGTCGGTTGCGAACTGGTGTATACTCGGAATAGTACCGGGAAAATGGCTTCCGAACGGCGGGAAATTCATTGCAAACCGTCAATCAGATACCTGAAAAGCCGAAAATAACCAGAGCTGACATAATTACACGTGTCAGCAGTCCAGCCGCTACAAGTTAGAGGATCGTCTCGTGGTCAGCCGATGTCCTTAAACATCTCCTTAAAACACGACTTACAGGCACACCGCGTAATCGCTAATACACTAACGGGCTAATTGTCGAGCTAATTTTAATGTTAATCGGTGACAT comes from the Xylocopa sonorina isolate GNS202 chromosome 1, iyXylSono1_principal, whole genome shotgun sequence genome and includes:
- the LOC143429738 gene encoding uncharacterized protein LOC143429738 isoform X1 — its product is MNFPPFGSHFPGTIPSIHQFATDGSGGAGGRYANHFPNQPPIGVPVMGKYRPESNGVQSAQSQVMMNNKASYPNSNVHHYPNVPYSQAQPVQQRPSNSPGMPEKRSYHQQATETINQQDVCNLLQDKDKNKEKKTDEQQRNGETTTNGSQQDYTMHQHHQQHAHTQTPATMPATWQSLATPGSTVADYLSHLPASTLPLSLHHFLKYSAESIKKESEMAQTTSVAVATTTTPNIMMSPNNKKKKKKKTPKEKKPRPKPGEIRLTTALDGSTLYCCPECHMAYPERELLEQHLLGHTLERRFVCDICGAGLKRKDHLTRHKQSHNPERPYVCTVCLKAFKRKEQLTLHFVIHSGEKRHICTECGKGFYRKDHLRKHTRSHIARRVKAELSQNAGTQQNQQQNNVSNMQTTAVTASSVLSGGHPGPLLS
- the LOC143429738 gene encoding uncharacterized protein LOC143429738 isoform X2, with translation MNFPPFGSHFPGTIPSIHQFATDGSGGAGGRYANHFPNQPPIGVPVMGKYRPESNGVQSAQSQVMMNNKASYPNSNVHHYPNVPYSQAQPVQQRPSNSPGMPEKRSYHQDKDKNKEKKTDEQQRNGETTTNGSQQDYTMHQHHQQHAHTQTPATMPATWQSLATPGSTVADYLSHLPASTLPLSLHHFLKYSAESIKKESEMAQTTSVAVATTTTPNIMMSPNNKKKKKKKTPKEKKPRPKPGEIRLTTALDGSTLYCCPECHMAYPERELLEQHLLGHTLERRFVCDICGAGLKRKDHLTRHKQSHNPERPYVCTVCLKAFKRKEQLTLHFVIHSGEKRHICTECGKGFYRKDHLRKHTRSHIARRVKAELSQNAGTQQNQQQNNVSNMQTTAVTASSVLSGGHPGPLLS